The Haloarchaeobius litoreus DNA window TCCGACTCGTTGCCGTCGTAGACGTACAGCATCGGGTCCGGGGTATCGTCGCCGTCGTCGGTCCCCGGCGGGAACGGCATCCATCCGTCCGGGTCCGTCTCCGACGGGATGGCCTCGAGGTCCCGCACCGGTGCGTACTCCAGGTTGGCCGTCGGGTCGTCGAACCCGAGCAGCTGCGGGTAGTTGTAGTGCTCTTCCCAGTCCACCTTCAGGTCCAGCTCACCGGCCGCGATGGTGTTGCCGTCGAACGACTCGACGTCGCTGAAGTAGGCACTGGTCCCCAGACCCGCGCCGACGCTGGCGACGCCCGCCGCGCCGATGCCGGCCAGTATCTTCCGCCGTGAAAGTCCGATGTTCTCGTTGCTCATTGTACCCCCCCTCCGGGGAGGACCCACCGACGGAGTCGAACCGTCGTCGCGCGGGTGTAATCCCGAGCGTTCACCGGTGTGGGTCGTTATTCATTGACGTTACTCCGGAACCGATTCCGGTCCACTGCCGTCGTTGTGGCGGCACTGCTCGGCGTAGAAGCCAAGGTCGAACTCGACACTGTCTCCCTGGATCTCGTTGCCGACATCCGTCGGGACCCACCAGTGAGCACCGATACAGTAGCTCTGTCCCGCCTCGAAACAGTCACGAGCTTCAGACGTTGGTCCATCACCGTACTCCATATCACCGGTTCCGTCGAGGGGAACCATGCCACCGTTCGATTCCATGATTTCCATCGCTTCGGCGAGCGTCACGTGGTCGTCGTGGACGCCGTCCCCCTTCCCAAGGATGAGGGTCTCGCCAGCGATGTCTTCAGCGATGTCCTCGAACGTTTGCTCGATGTCATCGACGTCGGACGAGTCGTAGAAGTCGCCTGAGGAGGCTACATTCTGGAGCAGGGTAGTGTTGGCTCCGCTCCCGTACGCGATGGAGAACACCCGAATCCCATTGTCCTTCGCGGTCTGAGCAGCTGCATCGGCATCTCCAATGGTCTCTCCACCGTTGCTGAGAACGACCATGATCTTCGTGTGGTCCGATTCGGCGTTACCACTGGGACTCGTCGAAGTACCGTACAGCGACTCGTCGTCGAGAAGTTCCTCGGCGGCGTACTCAATACCCTGGGCAATGTTCGTCGAACCACCAGATGAAAGCCCCTGAATGGTGCCATTCACAGCGATCTTTCCACTAGCGTCGGTATCCGTGAGATCCTGATCTCGACTTGCGGACCCGGCGAACGAAGCAAGACCAGCTTGGTCGTCAGCCGTGAGCGTATTGACGAGGGTCTCTGCCCCATCCTTCATGTCCTGGAACTTGTCTGGTTGGTTGGTCATCGACCCGGAACGGTCGAGAACCAACATCACGTCGAGGTCCGCACCGGATTCACCGCCGTCGAGTGAGTTGTTACAGTTGTCGTCGTACCAGAACTCGACGTTCATGTTCTCGGCGAGTTCACCATCGTCGGACTCGCCCTCACCCAACTCTTCTTCCTCGGGGTCAGGGGTCGCCCCACCAGACTCGCTGAAGTCGTCGGCAGTGAGCCAGATGTATCCGGGATTGTCACAGAGGTGGAGACTGAACGTGATCTCACCCTCGTCGCCGGGCTTGACGTCGCCCAGCGAAACCAGGCTGTCCTGGTCCCCGAAGTTGGACTCGTAGTCCTGTCCGAGGGTGTCACAGTCGAGCACGTCGACGATATTCTGCCCCTCGTCGCTGTATCGGTAGGTCTCGCCGTCGAGTTCGATTGATTGTTCGCCGTCGCCGATGTCGTCGGGGTGTGCGTTGACGAACTCCCAGGACTCCGTCGGGCCGTAGTACAACTGTTGCCAGTCGACCCGCAGGTCGAGCTCACCCGCCGTGAGCGAGTTGTTCTCGAACGACTCGACGTCGTTGAAGTACGCGCTGGTCCCCAGCCCTGCGCCGACGCTGGCGACGCCCGCCGCGCCGATGCCGGCCAGTATCTTCCGCCGTGAGAGTGCGAGTGGTTTCTCTGACATTGTATCTCCCCCCATACGGGGAAGACCCACCGGCGGAGTCGAACCGCCGTCCATGGAGCCTCGGAGACACCGAGGATATGGGAGTTCCAACGTGGGTCGAGTTCTGCAGTGGATTACCCAGCTGTCACACGGGGATGTCGGTCCAGTCGGTCGGATCGTCCGTTCTCGGCCGGGTGGCGAGGTCGGAGAACGGGTGGTCGTTGTGCCGGGCCTGTTCGCCACGGAACTGGAGGTCGAACGAAGCCGACGCTCCCTGGAGTTCGTTCCCGGCGTCCTCGGAGACCTCGATAGTCATGCAGTACGCGACTGCACCCCAGTGGGACCCTTCGTCCGAACCGATCAGGATGTAGTCGGACTCACCTTCGGAGAGAGGATCCTCGTCATCCTCCGGGTTCTTGGTGCCCACCCCGTTGTGAGACCCGATTGGAACGCCGTCCTGACTAGTGAAATCGTTGTCAGAGAGGCTCGTCACCCAGTTCCCCAAGCCACCATCGTGTGCGTACGTATCCGAGTCGTCCGGATCGTACGTGATGTCGTTCTCGAGGATCTGCTCGCCCTTGACGTGATCCCCATCCTCGTTCTCCTCGCAGACGTAGAGGTTCTTGGAGACCGTGATGTCCTCGGACCCGAGGAGGGTCTCGAAGTCGTCGTCGGTCTCGACGCCCGGAAGGTCGTCCGATGCTCCATCGTCGAGCGTTCCGTTCTCGATACCGGTCGCATGTTCGACGGAGTCCCACGGGATGTACGCGCGGACGACACCCGGATTGCCGTCCACGTCGATACACCAGCAGAAGTTGTACGTGTCGCCGGGCTTGAGGTCGCTGATGTCGATACTCGCACCGACCATCCCTTCACCGTCCCCGGACTCCGAGTACCAGTCATCCTCGTCGGGGCCGATTCCGTCCTGGTCGACGGCATTCTCGAGATCGAGCAGCTCAACCTCCATCGAGAACGTCCCCGCCTGGAAGGAGTTTTCTTCGAATGTCTCAACGTCGTTGAAGTACGCGCTTGTTCCCAGTCCTGCGCCTGCGGACGCGACGCCGATGGCTCCGAGGCCACCGAGCACGCGCCGGCGCGACAGTCCGAGTTTCTTGTCTGACATAGTGGATTCCCCCCGAACTCCCCACAGCTGGCGGAGTTCGGTTGTCGAGTACATCCAGAGATACCCCCGTAGTTATCCGTCACCACGTCACCGTTCAATCCCGGAATTGAGGGTCGAACGCGGCCTCGAACGACCCGATACAGGCCGGAAGACGACTGTGTCCCCACTCGGGGGCGGTCACGACCCACGACGGCCGGTGGTCACCAGGGGATTACTGGACTCCTAAACACCCGATATCGAAGGAAGGCGTTGGGTCGAACCGGCGTATCAGCGCGCCGATAACGGGTCACAAGTGGACACGTCGAATCACCCCCCGATGTACAATGCTCGCATACCGAACCCGTATGCTCCTCATGGTGACGGTGCTTCCACCCGTCGGTGCAAACAGCAGACCCTGGGGAGGGGGAGAGAGATGTTCAGGACTGACACACTACCGGAGGGGACGATATTCGAGATACTGGCGAACAACCGTCGACGGCAGACCATCAGACACCTCACCGTCGAATCGTCGGGCGAGCCGACGACGCTGCACGAGCTGTCGCTGGAGATCGCGGCCCGCGAGACGGGCGAGTCGCCGCCGCCGCGGGCGGCCCGCGAGAGCGTCTACAACTCGCTGCACCAGACGCACCTGCCGAAGCTGGAGGAGCTGGGCGTCGTGGACTACGACCGCGACGCCCGCGAGGTCCACCCGAGCGAGCACGCGCGCGACGTGGACCAGTACATGGAGGTCGTCACGAGCCACGGCGTCACCTGGAGCGAGGTGTACCGGAGTCTCGGCGTCGCCTCGCTGACGCTGGTGCTCTGGTCGCTCGTCGGCCTCCCGGTCGTCTCGGCGGTCGACCCGGTGCTGTGGACGAGCGGGTCGCTCGCTTGCTTCGCCCTGCTGGTCACCTATCAGCTCTGGTCGAACCGCTGGTACATCCGGCAGAGCCTGCGGGACTGAGCCGGTGCGACGCGCCCGAGCTTGGCGGAACGGGGTCCGAGCAACCACGATATACCCCCACACGAGACATCTCGGGTCTCGGAACCGACACGACGAATCGGGCACGCGGCCGCCGGTCGACGCTCCCGTCGGTCGTGGCGTGGACCTGCGCTCCGGAGCGCTCGATACCACTCGATAGGTGCCCGCTTGCTGTGGGTTTCTCGCGTCGCAGCGCCAGCTAACGTCGTGTTAGGCCCGACCTGTCGTGGGCGTGAACAGTGGTGCGGAGTGAACAGTTGACCCCCTTTATGGCGTCGTACGTTCCCCAGAATCCTGGGGGGAACTAGTTTGCAACTCGAACAGCCCGAACTATCTACCACAGGCGGAACCGAACCGACGAACCGAGACACGACACTCTCGCAGGACAGCGTCTTCACCGTCCTGTCGAACGCGCGTCGTCGGTTCGCAATCAAGTACCTGAACCAGCACGCGACGGAGGACCGCGTCGAGCTGCGCGACCTCGCCGAGCAGATCGCGGCCTGGGAGAACGACATCCCGGTCGAGGAGGTCACGTACAAGCAGCGCAAGCGGGTGTACACCTCGCTGTACCAGTCGCACCTGCCGAAGCTGCACGAGCTCGACGTGGTCGAGTACGACTGCAACCGCGGCACCATCGAACGGACGGAGACCGTCGACGAACTCGACGTCTACCTGGAGGTGCTCGAGGGGGACGAGATACCCTGGAGCGACTTCGCGGTCGGCGTCGCGGCGGTCAACGCGGCGTTCGTGGTCGCTGCGGCGGCGGGCGTCGTGCCCTTCTTCGCCGGTAGCGGCTTCGCCACGGCGGCGGTCGGTGCCGGGCTCTTCCTCGTCGTCGCGCTCGCACACACCGTGTACACGCGTCGCCGGCGGCTCTGACGACGCCGGCTGTCCGGCTCAGTTTTCGTCGCCGTCGACGAGCGCGTCCGTGAGGTCCCACTCTCGCGCCTTCCGACGGGCCTCCTCGCGTGCCCGGTCGCGGATGGCGTCCAGTCGCTCCTCGTCCGCGAGGAAGGCCTCCACGGGGTCCGCGGGTGTCGCGGCCTCGTCGGTCCACCCGGCCGGAGCGGCCGCGCGGGTCCGTTCCGCGAGTGCCGAATCGCCGGCGAGTCGCTCCGCCGGTGCGTCCGGGGAGACGACCAGCTCGTCTGCGTCTGGGAGGTCCTCGATGGCCGCCCGGTCGACCGCGTAGCAGTCGACGCTGTACGGTCCAGCACCGGCCACGTCGGCGAGCGCGGACGTGCCGCCGCGCTCGGTGCCGGTGTGGTACGCGAGCCGGGGCACGCCGTCGGCGAGGGTGAGGACGCAGGCGTCGTCCTCCCCGCCGAGCAGTGCGTCGGCCGGTTCGAGGACGAGGTAGCCCGTGTGGGTGGCGTCGAGTGCCCACGCGAGCGTGTCGTCGGGGGCGGTCGCGGTGCGCGAGCGCACGAGGTCGCCGCGCGGGAGCCTCATGGCTGCTCGGGGACGACCGCGCT harbors:
- a CDS encoding DUF7344 domain-containing protein gives rise to the protein MQLEQPELSTTGGTEPTNRDTTLSQDSVFTVLSNARRRFAIKYLNQHATEDRVELRDLAEQIAAWENDIPVEEVTYKQRKRVYTSLYQSHLPKLHELDVVEYDCNRGTIERTETVDELDVYLEVLEGDEIPWSDFAVGVAAVNAAFVVAAAAGVVPFFAGSGFATAAVGAGLFLVVALAHTVYTRRRRL
- a CDS encoding vWA domain-containing protein; its protein translation is MSEKPLALSRRKILAGIGAAGVASVGAGLGTSAYFNDVESFENNSLTAGELDLRVDWQQLYYGPTESWEFVNAHPDDIGDGEQSIELDGETYRYSDEGQNIVDVLDCDTLGQDYESNFGDQDSLVSLGDVKPGDEGEITFSLHLCDNPGYIWLTADDFSESGGATPDPEEEELGEGESDDGELAENMNVEFWYDDNCNNSLDGGESGADLDVMLVLDRSGSMTNQPDKFQDMKDGAETLVNTLTADDQAGLASFAGSASRDQDLTDTDASGKIAVNGTIQGLSSGGSTNIAQGIEYAAEELLDDESLYGTSTSPSGNAESDHTKIMVVLSNGGETIGDADAAAQTAKDNGIRVFSIAYGSGANTTLLQNVASSGDFYDSSDVDDIEQTFEDIAEDIAGETLILGKGDGVHDDHVTLAEAMEIMESNGGMVPLDGTGDMEYGDGPTSEARDCFEAGQSYCIGAHWWVPTDVGNEIQGDSVEFDLGFYAEQCRHNDGSGPESVPE
- a CDS encoding SipW-dependent-type signal peptide-containing protein; amino-acid sequence: MSDKKLGLSRRRVLGGLGAIGVASAGAGLGTSAYFNDVETFEENSFQAGTFSMEVELLDLENAVDQDGIGPDEDDWYSESGDGEGMVGASIDISDLKPGDTYNFCWCIDVDGNPGVVRAYIPWDSVEHATGIENGTLDDGASDDLPGVETDDDFETLLGSEDITVSKNLYVCEENEDGDHVKGEQILENDITYDPDDSDTYAHDGGLGNWVTSLSDNDFTSQDGVPIGSHNGVGTKNPEDDEDPLSEGESDYILIGSDEGSHWGAVAYCMTIEVSEDAGNELQGASASFDLQFRGEQARHNDHPFSDLATRPRTDDPTDWTDIPV
- a CDS encoding DUF7344 domain-containing protein, with the translated sequence MFRTDTLPEGTIFEILANNRRRQTIRHLTVESSGEPTTLHELSLEIAARETGESPPPRAARESVYNSLHQTHLPKLEELGVVDYDRDAREVHPSEHARDVDQYMEVVTSHGVTWSEVYRSLGVASLTLVLWSLVGLPVVSAVDPVLWTSGSLACFALLVTYQLWSNRWYIRQSLRD